Within the Nitrospira sp. genome, the region CACCTGCCCATGGTAGTCACCTTCCGAGTCGATAAACGGCACCCCCTCGCGCGTGAGAAACTGGAACTCGATTCCGCCGGGAAACTCCGGTTTCTCACGCATGGCCCGGACGGTGCGAGTCATGACGTCTTCGAGCGTTTCCAGTCCCACAAACGCGCCCAGAACACCCGCAAACCGGCCTTTGGCATCGAGAATCGGCGCGGACAGGGTTAGGACCTGGCGCCCATCCAGGTCGCCACTCACAGCCACGTCCCCCACGAAGACGCGTCGCTCATCCCGAGCGGACGTAAACCAGTCCGTGCGCGCTCGGTCGTGGCCCAACACGGCTCGTTGGGTCGAGGCGATGACGTGCCCATTTGCATCGGTAACGGTCAACCGCGCGTACACCGGGCTGTACGCCTCCTTCATCCACGCCAGATGCTCGTTCAAATACGCATGGTCATCCATGCGCCGTCCGAATGTGCGCGCCATTAACTGCACGTCGCCGTACCGTTCGAACAGCAAGCGATCCAGTTTGTCCGCGATTTCAGCGGTCGCTAGCGACAAACTTTCCCCGGCCGTATCGACGAGGCGATCTTCGAGATAGCGCATCGCCGTCTTCATGGTGACGATCGCCACCACCGTCAACCCGACGATCAGCAGCAGCAGCCACCGGTAGGGCTGCGACCGGGAGGTTTCTGGAATGGTCGTGCTCATTCAGGACTCGTACACCGTCGCAACCTGGATGACCTGTGCGGGATGATACGACTGCTTCGAGCGGGCCAACGATTCAAGGCCCGATGAGTCCATGCTGTTCGCCCATCGGCACCCTGCCTCCGCCGCACGGCGCACCGTCTCGCGAAACGTCCAGTTGGAAAGACCGGCAATCGAACGATCGGCAACCTCAGCCACGACACACCAGACATTCGACCCGATACGCGCACCAAAGGTATAGGCGCGAAGCCTCCCGTCCACGCGCACCACACGCCCGGTAAGCCCCACGACGTGCGCCTCGGAGAGCAGTCGGCGATGGAAGGCCTCGGAATCCTCCAAAAGGAGCGCTGCCCACTCGGCGTCGCGCTGCGGGTGCGCACCGAGGCGTTTCTGCACCTGCCAGTCCGCATGGAGTGTCAGGCACTCAGCTCGATGGGATTCGTTGAAGGGTTCGATCGTGACCTCGTGCTCGCGAACGAGCTTGTTGCAGGCCGCTCGTTGGGACTTGTAGCGGTCTCCCTTGAGTTCCACGAGATCCTCGGCCCTGTACACATACTCGGGCTCCCCCGGCACCGCCGGATAGCCGTGTCGGGCCCACGCGTCTGCCCACGTCTGCGGAACCTGTTCAATTCTGGCGACTCGATGTCCGCGCGAGTGATGGTTCATCACGTCGAAGACCTCAGCCAGCAGGTCGGCGTCCGTGTTCCCTCCGAGAGGCGGAACCGGCATAAACCATCCATCCGCACACTCGGCGAACAGGCAGAGACAACCGCGAATTTCACGCCAGCTATACCGCAATCGATCCCGCCACAGGGCATGGTTTGCAAAGAGCCATGCGGAGGGACACTCGGGATCGTCAGGCAAGGTCCGTCGCGCGGCGGACTCGAACCGAGCGCGATCGTCCAACGTCAGGAGCAGCCCCATCCCAAACGGGAAGCGCACACGAAGTCGCTCCGTAAGCACCGGAAGCGACTGCAGCACCACGACATCCTCCTGGTACCGCGTTACCAGCGAAGGGTTGCGCTCGATGAGTCCAAGTCGCGGTTCGCACTCCAAGGTCGCCGCAACTTCCCGGGCGTAGCAGGATAACTCATGGGGCACTTGGGCAGCCGACGCGGGCGGTTCGAGATATGGGCACTTGGAATCCCAACCCAGCATGACCACGCTCTGGTCGGCATTCCACATAAGCGCAAGCGGGTAGAGTTGGCAATCGAGGGGGCGATCGGCATAAATCGAGCAGCAGTTGGAGGCGACATCATAGGCTGGACAAATGTACCCCTCCTGGCTCGAGTGTGGCACGAGGACGACCTGTCCACCTCGCTCATTGGGAAAGGCTGCCGCTGGAATGCCGCACGCAACCGCTCGCTGGATTTCCTCGGCAGTAAAGTACGGCCGCAGGAAGCTGTCCGCCTCCGGAAAATGGCAACACACGTCGCACGTCGCACACACCCGACCGGGAACATATTGCGCCAGGGGAGCGAGCGGGAGTTGGCGAACCGTATGGGACATCGCCTGAGCGGACGGCATACCGTCAAGGGAACACCGATGAAGAATCGGTATTCTAGCACTGTTTCGCGACCTCGCCTACCATTTCCTGCCCTGACGCGACGAGTTTTCCCCTAGAGCCAAACAGCCCCCTCCGAACCCGCGTCATCCAAAATTTCACAGTGGCTTGACGGGTCTTCGATTGGCTGAAATACTGCGTGGGAAATACACAATGCTATTCTCATCGTGCGACGTGAGTCTATGTCGGCACCTCCCCCAGCAGAACTTCCTCGGCCGAAACCATCGGCCTACGATCCGAAAAGCCTTCTAAACGCGCAGCCGGTGGTCGTGGCCGTCATTTCACCAGATACCTATAAGGTCGTGTTTCAGAACGAGGTGTCGATCGAGAAGTTCGGGAACCTGGCGCAACAAACGTGCCACGAAAAAATCGCCGGCAGTGCAGCCCCATGCGAGTTCTGCAAAATGCGAGAAGCCGTGTTGACGGGCCGGCACACGGCAGCCGAGGTGCCCCTGCCCGACAATCAGTTCATGCTGGTGCAATGGGCCGCGGTCAAGACGATGGAGGGCGAGGTCCACGTGGCCGAGACCATCACCGACATCACGGCCATTAAACGTCAGCAGGTCGAGAAGGAAGCACTTATCCGTCAACTCGAACATGCCAACAGAAAGTTACACGACGTCAATCTGCAACTGCACGATCGGTCGATCCGTGACGGACTGACCGGACTCTACAATCATGCCCATTTCCAGACTCAACTCGCGCACTTGCTTTCGCAAGCGGAGCGCAGTGGCTCGCCGCTTTCGCTCCTCTTTCTCGACCTGGACGACTTCAAATTGATCAACGATCGTTGCGGTCATGGCGTCGGAGATCACGTGCTCATTCAAATCGGCGCCCTGTTGGACGGACACTTGCGTCCGACCGAACAACGTCGGCTCCGGCGCGCCAGTGATATTGCCGCGCGATATGGCGGAGACGAATTTGCTTTGCTGCTTCCGAATACGCCCCTCGAAGGGGCCCAGGTGGTGGCCGACCTTCTCTCCCACCGGCTGCCGACCTTGCGATGTCTTCCCGAACTGGCCCCCCTTGACGCACAGGGGCTCTCTCTGAGCTGCAGCATCGGGATCGCCGCATTCCCAACTCACGCCTCGACGCCCATCGATCTCCTGGCCGCCGCCGACGCCGCTGTCTACGTAGCCAAACGCAACGGCAAGGGGCAAGCGGCCGTGGCGCCCTCCCGCTAGAATCAACTCCGTCCGATTCGCTCCCGCGGTCGGCGCTCCAGGGCTACCCCTGCGTTGCATCAGGCTTGTCTGCCCCAGATTCGCGTGTTACGATGCCCTCGTATGACCGTCAGATGGCGGCTCTCCCGAACACCCCGTTGCCCCTCATACACATCGCGTAAAGGACCGAGCTTTGGTACCGTCGCCCAGCGATTCGGCGCAGACTTCTCCGGACTTAGCTACCCTGCGCTGCTCCACCATCCGTGACAGTCTGATCCAGGAGGGTTTATTTCACTCCACTGCTTCGGATTCGGATGGCGGCTTTGCCTCGACCTGGCGTGTGTCCCCCACCCCCTACGCGCTCTCGGCTTCGGACTTGCTCTTTTTTGAGGCTTTGGGTCCGCAGCTCCTGGCGTTTTACCGCGCTGTCAACCGCCTCTACATGGACAGCGTACGAGGAGACCAACCGGCCTGGGTGGCGCGCTATCTCGACCAGGGGAAGCCTGAATCCCTCGTGGCCTTCGGCAGAATGAATCGTTTCAAATCCTCGTTACCCAGTGTGATCCGGCCCGATGTCCTACCGACGGACGAGGGTATGATCATTACCGAACTCGACTCCGTTCCCGGAGGAATCGGCCTGACCGGCGCCTTGGGTCGGCTCTATGCGAGCCACGTTGAAGGCAAACCGGCGATCGCAGGCGGCCCGGACGGTATGGTCGAAGGTTTCGGACGGATGGCACAAAGTCTACTGGCACCGGAGGGTGGACTCACGGCCATCGTGGTGTCGGAAGAAGCCAAAGAGTATCGTCCCGAGATGCAGTGGCTTTCGAACGCCCTCTCCCGGCAAGAGGTTGAATGCGTCTGCATCGAACCGCGGGACGTACGATTTACCGAGGATGGACTGTGGGCGCTCGTCGGGGGACGGGAACAGCCCATTCGCTTGCTCTATCGGTTCTTTGAGCTCTTCGATTTGAAGAACGTCCCAAAGACCGAGCTGGTCATGTACAGCCTGAAGAAAGCGCAGGTCGCGGCAACTCCTCCATTCAAACCCGCGCTGGAGGAAAAACTCGCCCTCGCGCTCTTTCATCATCCGGTGCTGTCGTCCTACTGGCGCCGCGAACTCGGTGACGAAATCATGACGGCTCTGTCTGCCGTATTTCCCCGAACGTGGGTACTGGACCCTGCTCCACTACCTCCGACCGCCGTGATCCCCGATTTGACAATCGGCGGGAACCCGGTCACCGACTGGCAGCAGGTGAGCCAGGCAGGGCAGCGGGAACGGCAGCTGGTCATCAAACCGTCCGGCTTTTCGGCACTTGCCTGGGGGAGCCGAGGCGTGTCGATCGGGCACGACATGCCGCAAACGGAGTGGGCCCAGGCGCTCAAAGGGGCCCTCGGATCGTTCGACACATTGCCCCACGTCTTGCAGCATTTTCATAAGGCGCGATCCATCTCGATGTCCTACTTCGATCCGGATGGGAACCGTCTGGTGCCGATGCAAGGGCGGGCGCGACTCTGTCCTTATTATTTTGTCGTCGAGGATCGCGCCGAACTCGGAGGTATCCTGGCCACCGTCTGCCCGGCGGACAAGAAAATCCTCCATGGGATGCGCGACGCCATCTTGGCGCCCTGTGCGGTCGTACCCGGTGACCAGTCTGGTGATCAGTAAGGAGTGAACGGTGAGAGCCAAGAGATCGATAACAAACCCTTCGCCGTCCCCATTACTGTTCGTATCTTTCGCCTAGCCCACTATCATGCTGACGCTCTATCACGTTGCATGGTGCCCCGAATGTGCGGTAGTCAGGGACAAGCTCGAAGCGCGGAACCTGGCTTATGAAAGCGTCATCGTACCGGATTTCCGTCCGATGCGCCGTCAGGTCATCGACGTGTCGGGACAAAGCTTCGTCCCCGTCCTCACGGACGGAGACACGGTGTTGACTGAGACGTCCGATATCCTTGACTACTTGGAGCGCGTCAAGCCCTAGCCCCGGCAGGGGCGAACCAAAGGAGTGCCTGTGGAAGAGTGGAGACGTATCCTGGCGGACAGCATCGTGAAGCCGAAAGACCTGGCCGAACGATTCGGGCTCGACGCCGCTGAACTGGAAGCGATCGCCGGCCCCTATCCGATGCGCATCACACCCACCGTGTTGTCGACGATCAAGAAGAAGGGCGACGCCATTTGGAAGCAGGTCATCCCAGAGGCCGAAGAACTGGCCGATCTCGATGCGGTCGACGACCCGCTCGAAGAAGACCTCATGAGTCCGGTGCCACACCTCGTGCATCGCTACCCAGACCGCGTGCTGTTGATGGTCACGAATCAATGTCCGATCTACTGCCGATTTTGCACGCGAAAGCGGCTCGTCGGAAAACCCGGCTTCCTCAAGAAGGGTGAATTAGACCGGGCCATCGCGTATTTGCGCGTGCATACCGAAGTCCGCGACGTCATTTTGTCGGGAGGTGATCCCTTGCTGCTTCCGGATCATCTCCTGGAGCGGATCTTGAAGGCCCTGCGGACCATCCCGCACTTGGAGTTGATTCGAATCGGCTCGCGCGTGCCTGGGACGCTGCCTCAACGGATCACGCCCAGACTCTGCGAGATTGTGAAGAAGTACCATCCGCTGTACATGAACCTGCATTTCAATCACCCCGATGAATTAACCCCTGAAGTCAAAGCCGCATGCGGGATGCTTGCCGATGCCGGCGTACCGCTCGGCGCGCAAACGGTGCTGCTCAAGGGCGTGAACGACGATCCGGAGACCATGAAGCGCCTGGTCCACCAGCTCTTGCTGGCACGGGTCAAGCCGTATTATCTCTATCAGGCAGACCTGACCAAAGGCACGAACCATTTCCGCACCTCGGTTGAAACGGGCATGGAGATCATCAAGGCGCTGCAGGGGTATACCAGCGGGATGGCCGTTCCCCACTTTGTCGTCGACGCTCCTGGAGGCGGCGGAAAGATTCCTGTGCTCCCGACCGATTATCTTGTTCACCTCGATGAGGACGGTGCCG harbors:
- a CDS encoding glutathione S-transferase; this translates as MLTLYHVAWCPECAVVRDKLEARNLAYESVIVPDFRPMRRQVIDVSGQSFVPVLTDGDTVLTETSDILDYLERVKP
- the yjeK gene encoding lysine 2,3-aminomutase, translating into MEEWRRILADSIVKPKDLAERFGLDAAELEAIAGPYPMRITPTVLSTIKKKGDAIWKQVIPEAEELADLDAVDDPLEEDLMSPVPHLVHRYPDRVLLMVTNQCPIYCRFCTRKRLVGKPGFLKKGELDRAIAYLRVHTEVRDVILSGGDPLLLPDHLLERILKALRTIPHLELIRIGSRVPGTLPQRITPRLCEIVKKYHPLYMNLHFNHPDELTPEVKAACGMLADAGVPLGAQTVLLKGVNDDPETMKRLVHQLLLARVKPYYLYQADLTKGTNHFRTSVETGMEIIKALQGYTSGMAVPHFVVDAPGGGGKIPVLPTDYLVHLDEDGAVLKNYEGKTFHYPQPNGRRELPMVASANGYGPDDPYAACGDSYTGKGESFSVWGNSCGGDFDDL